The bacterium HR17 DNA window TGTATTAATAGTATTTATATCATTAATAGCGAAATCTTTACATTTTATTGATGCCGAGTATAAGTTAGATGATATGGGTATGACTATAATGACGAATTCAATTTTGATTGAAATTAAATGGTTAGAAATTGAAGAAATTAAGCGACCTACGAAATTATCACGATTCCTACCGTTTTGGGATGGCGTGGTAGTCTTTATCACCCCTCAAACCGCCCTTCCTGTAGGGATAGCCTATCTGCATAAGAAAAAAGAAGAATTTCTGCATCTACTCCAGACTCATTTACCCTCATTTTGTGTGAATGAACTTAGCAAAATCGTGAATCTCTCTCCTGCAGGGCTTTGGATTATGGAGGATAAGCGCCTTAAATTGAGTGTAAGGCGGAAGTTATTACCATGAGGTTTTCTAAGGGGGTTGTGTATTGTTATTCTGAGACTGGGATGGAGAGTTTGCGGTTGAAGAGAATGCAACACAAGCTGCGGAGGTGATTCCGACGAACCTGACCGGTCAGGTTCGACGCAGTCGCAGACGCCGTTACCAGAGCAGGAGCCGGTCGGGTTTTGAGACCCACTATTCTATGACAGTCAGATGCCGGTGCTGGAGCAGGATTTTGAGGATGGCACCTTGAAGCAGAGCCGTGTGAAACCTGTTGGGTGCAAGAGTCGGAGGGCGGCTCTCTTGAGCCGCCGAAAAATGGAACGAAACCATCTTCCTTGGTCTCTTTCCTTTGTTCGTCCCATTCAGAGGTGAACCCATCGCTCACTCAGCAAAGTTTCACTCATCAAACTGACCAAAACCCCAAAACCGAGCACTTTTCATCCCCTCGCTCACGCTAAATTTGCCTCAAGTTTCATTTTCGCTTCGCATATGCACGCACCCAATCAACATACATGTAGATTGGGCTTTGGAGTTTGTCAATTGGCCAACCTCCTCCGAGCGCCAAGTTGAGCAAAATCATGAGCGGCTTGTTGTGCTCTGGTGGTGTTTTCACTCTCCAAACTTCAACCCCATCAAAATACATGACAATCCATTCAGGTGTGACCAAGCAGCCGTAATTGTGAAAGTCTTCGGACACCTCATTTTCTCGGGTTGTTATCACTGTCCCGACAGCCCTGTGAGGCTTTGATTCCCAAACATGAACTACGCTGCTGTAAGCGTTCGGGAAGCCTTAGTATTCAATGACATCAACCTCCACTGAACCATCCTTGCCTGCATTTGGGTTTGTCCTGTCGTAACTTGAAACGAGCCAGAATGCCGGCCAGACACCAACTCCACTCGGGAACTTTGCTCTCATCTCAAAGTAGCCATACTGCAAGGAAAAGCCGTTTCCCTTTGGGTCATTTGAGCATAGCAAGCCAGACCGCCAAGGTCTCTTCCATGGGTCAGTTTTCGCAAACTCTTCGTCTTTTCCCGCCTTAATCCATAGCATCCCGTCCTTGACAGTCAATGGCAAATCGGGTGTTGGATCAGCAAAAGCGGCGTCACCAAAATTAACATGCCAAGGCGTGTGGGCAATCTATCTCGTTCCCGATCCCCAAGGTAGGACATCCAAAGGTTCTTCAAACCCCTCGTTGAAAACCAACTCGTATCCAGTAAGGTCAAGGGTGCGTTTGCCTTGATTATCTGGTGGCGCAGCCAGCGATCTTGAGTCAACAACCAACATTCCTACGCGATACCTAAACTCTTTCTCCTCCGCTACGCCTTTGCCAGCCTTCAGTTTCAATCTCCCCTCCTTGTTGTAAAGCCCAACGACGATTCTGTAAGAGCCGTCGGTAAGTTCTTTGGGAACGATGAATTTCATTTCGTAACTTATCTTGCCCTTCCACTGCGGGAGGTTCGTCTGCATCAACGGTGGTTCGTGGTCTCCTTGCATGCTTATCCTGTCTTTATCATCAAAGAAATGGACGAAAAATTGTGTAAGCATCTTGAAGGGGACCTTCCGCTTCCCGCATTGAACTTCACTTTGAAAGCACTGCGACACTGACGCAAAAGTTCCAACCC harbors:
- the exsH_2 gene encoding Endo-1,3-1,4-beta-glycanase ExsH; its protein translation is MQYGYFEMRAKFPSGVGVWPAFWLVSSYDRTNPNAGKDGSVEVDVIEY
- the exsH_1 gene encoding Endo-1,3-1,4-beta-glycanase ExsH, whose translation is MITTRENEVSEDFHNYGCLVTPEWIVMYFDGVEVWRVKTPPEHNKPLMILLNLALGGGWPIDKLQSPIYMYVDWVRAYAKRK